In one Winogradskyella sp. MH6 genomic region, the following are encoded:
- a CDS encoding App1 family protein: MFKKDPLQIIAFQGYGTDTHFYARGRALEDESIDLENQNTWHLIINTWKRFETDEIKNVGISIKLPEGTILKGKTDRDGYYKIEANLAELSKLVNDEGWLPFELSYNDVNIKRTIQNDNRFPGEILIPSVEAQFGVASDIDDTIIHTGVVSTLKWEVIYNSVFKHAKNRIPLEGAADFYHKLHRGVSGKNSNPIFYVSHSPWNLYRYLELFLRQHNFPKGPILLRNFSNLLRKQPQDQKPQKQKEILHLLKTYPNLPFILIGDSGEHDPEIYMEIAEEFPDRILAIYLRTVKHKKKMLRVKNLVDNYKTTEVLLVESSAQAIEHAREYGFIA; the protein is encoded by the coding sequence ATGTTTAAAAAAGATCCACTTCAAATCATTGCATTTCAGGGTTATGGTACAGATACCCATTTTTATGCACGTGGCAGAGCTTTAGAAGACGAATCTATTGATCTCGAAAATCAAAATACTTGGCATCTTATTATCAATACTTGGAAACGTTTTGAAACCGATGAAATTAAAAATGTAGGGATTTCTATTAAACTTCCGGAAGGAACAATTCTTAAAGGTAAAACAGATAGAGATGGTTATTATAAAATTGAAGCCAATTTAGCTGAGCTATCAAAACTTGTCAATGACGAAGGTTGGTTGCCTTTTGAATTGTCTTATAACGATGTAAACATTAAAAGAACCATTCAAAATGATAATAGATTTCCGGGTGAAATATTAATACCTTCAGTAGAAGCACAGTTTGGTGTTGCTAGTGATATAGATGATACTATTATTCATACTGGTGTGGTGAGTACTTTAAAGTGGGAAGTCATTTATAATTCGGTATTTAAACATGCTAAAAACAGAATTCCTCTAGAAGGAGCAGCAGACTTTTATCATAAATTACATAGAGGTGTTTCAGGTAAAAATTCTAACCCTATTTTTTATGTTAGTCATAGTCCTTGGAATCTCTATCGTTATCTAGAGTTGTTTTTAAGACAACACAATTTTCCTAAGGGGCCAATTTTGCTTAGAAACTTCAGTAATCTTCTTAGGAAACAACCGCAAGATCAAAAACCACAGAAGCAGAAAGAAATTCTTCATCTCTTAAAAACCTATCCTAATTTGCCATTTATACTAATAGGTGATAGTGGCGAGCACGATCCAGAGATCTATATGGAGATAGCAGAAGAGTTTCCAGATAGAATATTGGCAATATATCTACGCACTGTTAAACACAAAAAGAAAATGCTTCGCGTAAAAAACCTTGTAGATAATTATAAAACCACAGAG